Genomic DNA from Macadamia integrifolia cultivar HAES 741 chromosome 6, SCU_Mint_v3, whole genome shotgun sequence:
AGTTTCCTTAGTTATTCTATAGCTAACACTGCCTAGCCCCAGTATATACTTTTCAATGAATGGAACAAACACTGCAAGTTTATCTGTACCAAGACCCTAAAATGAAGTACTCAGTCAAGACTAGCACTAGTAATTCAAAGGAAGATGCTTAGGGTTCTTTGatcctttttttattgtttggtAAATGGGTTCTTTTAATCATATTAATCTATATGACTGAGTAGTTGAGAAATCATAGAATTGAATGGCTATAGTGATTCCAGTAATTCAGTTATCACGCaagcaaggtttaagatctcgatctCCCCCCTAATCTTGCTAAGCAAAAAAATAGAGATACGGCGAGATCTCCCCAAgatcttgcatttttttccGGTTGACTCGGTGGCCATATGATCTTTGTAGCCCCCTGAAACTTGCCATTTAccttattttaggccttctaaacatgtggaaacatcagttttttaaaaaataaaaactaaaatgatATTTAAACTTCATACCCTATGTAAGCAGTCTCCAACTGTTCggaccctaggctagtatgctttattccacaatccacatttaACATACAACACAACTATAATACTTTTAGAAGTTATAACACATATAATCAATTTCAAAACTGtaaataatcataagaatttaatagacatcatagataattatttaattgtttaatatttaaaatcgatgactgatgagtcacattcacatacattgaaatgacataagatataaGCCACATAACTACATAGGTGTATTACATATTACGTAGCACATGTAGATATATTACATGTAGTGTAGGAATGAAATTTGGCAGGCAAGAGCACCAAAATCTCATCAACAatatgtttttttcttcaaagcGTAGCAAGAGAGGCGAGTTATGGGCTATTTCTTGATGAGATGGGGTTGAGATCTCATATCGAGATATGGTTGATTTTGTGTCATATTATCTCGTATTGGAAAATCTAGAAAGAGAAATATTAatgagatcttaaaccatgcttGCAAGTAAATGTACAAGGAAGAGATCGGACTATTATCTTGGTCTACTAGAGAGAGCCAGATCCTCTCCACTGCAGGTAACCACCCCAAGTCCCAACCCATCTCACACCGTCTGATGGGAGGTGGGGTAGTTACCTGTGGGGGAGAGGAACTTTTCTCTACTAGAGAAGCTCATTTTTCAAGTTTCgaactttaaaaattaaaactctCCAATGTTTGAAAATCAGTTTGGCGCCAAAACCACCTGGGATTTTGAAAAACGGTCCTCAAAAACAGAGACTTTACAAATGAACAACACATTTAACGCTCCTCTAACGTTTTCTAAGTTCTCCATGGCTGCAAACAATGGAGATCCCACTGAGATTTCCAATCGAAATCTTAGTAGCTGCAATTTCTCTATTGGCGAAAGATTTGAATCCGAGGTGAGGAGTGGCTGCTCCATTGGGTGACCTTCAGATTTCTATTTTGCATCTCTGCTGCAAATTTcttctgacttttttttttttcctcaactGTTCTTTGTAGATTCCAGATTCTTCGTATTCACTCTCATTGCCTTCTGGTTTGTACTAATCTTTCAACTTATCGTCCTTCCGATTTGGGTTCTTAGTGCTTACATATCTTATTTATATTTCATTGTCGATTTTGTTTGAACGAACTATCAGAGCCTCCTGATTTAAGGAACTGGTTCTCCAGTTACGCTTATGAATCTCCGGAGTTGAATACCGGAGATGGGTTTAGTCCTGGAGAGAGTCAAAGCAAGGGGTTTAGTCTTGAAGAGATCCTCAGAATTAAAAAAGAGGATTTGGGGCAATTCAAGATTAGCAGTGTCAGAGATTTTTCTATTGTTGATGGAAGAAACTCCTTAAATGAGCTCGTTGGATGCCAGAGATTTCTTGATGAGGataaccaagaaaaagaaaatcagggTTTTGATAAGGTACTTTTTTTGCGATTTCACGCTTGCAAGGAAAGCGTGAGTTGGTGCCCTAAAATCCTCATTAAATCTTTCCAAAACCGTCTTCCTAATTGATTTCCATGTGAATCTACAGGAGAACCATCTGGTTGACAGTAAAGAAAACCCGATATGCAGAAATGGTTGTTCAGATGAAAGCTTGGaaggaaaacaagaacaatcccatgattttattcctttaaaaGATGACGAAAAATCATACTTGAATTGTCGGAATGCTTTACCGGAGCCGGATGCAATAGAAGACGACGACGCTCTTGAGAGGAGGATTGCAACGACACAGGTTGATCGAACATCACCCGCCAGTGGAGCTTCTTCGATAACGAAGTCAATCCGTAGCAGTGACGACAAAGAAAACGAGGGAAAAGTTTTTTCCATTGATGGTGGATTCATATCAACAAGAAAGAACAGAATCATAAGAGAAACAGATGGAATATTTTCTGGAAGGAATAGGGTTATTGAAGAGAATTCGAGAAATGAGAGTATGATTTCAAATGGAGAGAAAGTTGGAGTTGTGAGGAATGCTTTATCAGAAAGAACAAACATTCAGTGGGAGCCCGTAGCAGAGATTGCAGGGAAATGGAGGTATCCCAGGAGGAATAAGCCAGACCTTGGACCTCCATTGAAGCAGCTTCGACTTGAACAGTGGGTTCATCGTGTATAAAAACATAATCAAGGTCGAATATTACAAAAACTCAGTAGCTTGTGAGTTCTGAATTGTGATTCATaagattgtaattttctttgtaGAAAGGCAATTCTGCCTTTTTGATTCATTCATAGAAGTTACAAAATTCTCTACATTTTGTTTTCTGGCCCATTTCACCAGGACCCAATTTTGACCCGAAATCCTACTTATGCTTTGTTTTTAGCTTACTTCGCCCGTATGAGGGAAGGACTAGGGCAATGGGAGGTCCAATCTTCTGTTGCTCAAGAACGCTATCCCAATACCTGTATTTCCATATGGGTTCTTTACCAGGCCATTGCTAGATCGCTTGGCCATCACAGCATCACTACAGGAGGATACGGAAAACTACTCTCAGTACTTCGATTTTGGATGGATTTACTTCTGGGGTTGGTTCAGTTTCGGGGAATTTTTATCAGTGGCAGAAGCAGAGCTGCAGAAGTCTTATTTTACAGACTACTTCTGATCTGAGGATGGAGAGAGACTCCCCCATTCTGACTGGTAATATTCCACTTGAATCTATTGcagatttttctattttggaaTCGGATAAATGTGTAATCTCTGTTCTTTTCATGTGTTTGTTAGGTCTATCCACCtggaatggttttttttttaccttggaGTTCTTATATAAGCTGTAGTATTGCAACATATTGGTCATGCTGGAGAGAGGACTGGCTATAAGCCTATAACTCTTGGATATGTACTAAATCTTCTCTGAAGTTTAGAAAGCTATGCTGCTATTCAGAGGAACCATTTGgagtttaagtttcaaaataacaAGTCTCTTCCTCTTGTTCAAACTCTTTGGTACGTACTAGTAAAAAGCATGTGAGTTAAAGTTTACTCCCACATTAGAAACTTGTAAAGTTTAtttgggtatatatatatatatatatatataatcttaagagtgcaagccctttggagagatATTCTCtcttgtcatgtgtgtgtgggggttcctggggtgcttttgaaaCCCACACTCTCGGATTGGGTCCTCCCTTACTttttaatcaaatattttttggctccaaattcaaattttggaaCTAAAATTAAATTACATTAATGAGAATGACTATACACATACTTATTTATCAgtatatgtacacaaaaaaaatccagagAATGTCTGTCTTCTCACCCTACTGTACCTGTATACGGAAATttctgttgcttcaattgctaTACTCAATACAAATCAATACAAGGACTACATCTCAAAGGTTAATATTCTGAGAACAATCTTAATTTCAGATGACTCAATAATTGAATTTAATTGTTGGTCATAGTCTAATGCCTTGCCAATTGATTATGATTCCTAGGTTGTATATTTTAGCTTTTCTCTCAGTGGGTTTCtatgtcaaattttgaattttcaatagGGTCTTTGGCTTTTCAAAAACTGGCGATCTATGAGCTCCTCTTATACCTGCAAAGGCAAGTTAATTTTCTGGAAAATGAGAGTGGTGTTATGGATTCCTTTTATGGTATCTTCAATCTCTTAGTGTATGTGAATATTCTATTACAATGCGCCAAGGGGATAGTTCAGTTGGCAAGGACCAACACCCCTCACAACTTAGACCTCATGAGTTGAACTCTCTTTGagcctaaaaggaaaaaaaatctattcgAATCATTCATGCTGAAGTCATTATCCTCTCATGCAGTTCTGGTTATCTGCAGTGCTGTTGCCTGGTGGATCCCAATGTCTTCGTAGACTGATTGGAAGAGCAGTTTCAAAGGAACTCATATTCTCTGGTGAAAGATTAATGGCAGAGATGCAATGTCAATGGGTATTTTTACTTGGTCCAAAACCATGCAACTTCATTTATTTATGAACAATGAAGGTGCAATCTGAAACGGGTTTTGTCGCTTTTTCTGTTGCTTCAACCGGGGCTTATCAAAAGGCTCTTGAAAGTATTCTCTCTAAAGGACGCTGACCTGGGGAAGATCCTGCATGACATGCCCTATGAGCATTGTCTCCTATCACCCCGGTAGGGAACTTGTTTCAATCTGTGTGTTCCATGAGAACTGCTCTTATCGTTTGATTATCAATATATGATTTACCATCCAAAGAGACTCATGGGTATTAGTTACACTTGACACCATCCAGTGTTGTGATCTTTGGTTTTGAGACCCTTCTTGGATTTGGCCTAACAATTGAATGGTCCAGAGTTTGTGGACTCATGACCTTGGTTTTGAGAACATAGCTAGTGTGCtctgggtaggggtgtcaatttgtggcccgaaccggctAAACCGACcaggaccgaccgtttatagaccggcccggcctggaccgtttattaaacgtgttgggcttgagcccggcccgtttataaatggtcggtctcggttttgctacttgaaccatcgggcgcccgatcgagaccgaccgaataacccCCGACCGACCAGAGTTTGTGGACTCATGACCTTGAATGCAATTCATTTTCCCCCTGACAATCACTTGATTCTGAACATAGCTAGTGTGCTCTGGGcatgttttctctcttaaagTAGTCAGATTCATTCAAAGCTCTAAACAATATGATCATTGAACCAGTGGTCTATCTCAAGGCCTAACAGAGTTATTTGAATCATGGATTGCTGACTAAATCTTCATTTTAATCTTGTAAAAGCAGAATCATTTTGTTTGATATGCTTAGCTTAGGCCTCACATTTTTTATGGCTTCGAATAAAGTTGATTGGAGTGCTAGGATTCATGTGGAGTGCCCTATTTAGTTTGGATAAGGCTATCAGTGTGCATTGGTCCTATGAGATGGCGCCCTAATGAGTTAAGGACCCTACGATTCTTCAATTTACACTAAACTTCCTTAACTCTGGATTTAGGGACCAACTTGACCCGGGGACAGTATATATGACCTATTTGCTGCATATGAGCCATTCAGTTATGTTTTCATGTGAAGACTAATAGTCAGTTGAGCTTATCATCTTTCACAGGGTCCAATGGAAATTAGGATGGCAAAAGGTGCTATTGATGGGGGAATTGAGATTGAGTAGCCTTTCAGCTGCAGAATTGAAAGCAGAGTGTTATGACAAGATTTTGAACACGCAAGATTGCATTGAAGGCTTTGCAACATTTGGTTAGAAATAGAAGCCAAGATACAAAGGTGAATAGAATAGGGGCATATGCCTCTAGCCCCTTGGTATCAGTCTGTTATGATCCCATATCAGTTTATGCGGGTTGATCTCATATCGATTTtctatgggaattgatgtgggttgatatggtcttgagTCCTCTCACCATGTAAGTAGgcttatggggttgagttctttcaTCTCACTAGTAATGGAgggaataataaaatgaaagtaATATTTAGGAGTTGATGATTGTGGAaccttttattcttattaaattgatttaaaaaatatatagttaGTCTTGGCATTCTATATAAGTTCTCTAATGTTTTGTAATCAATTTAAACCAAGTCACAATTTGAGCCTAGGTGTCGTGGTTCAAGTCTAGCAGCATTAGAAGCAAATTGACAACAAAAACGAAACCAATAAAAACCatttaatcaaaatcaaatcgataaACTAAACTGAACCGGTTAACACCCTTAATTCTAATGCGGTGCATTATTCTGGCTGGCCGCAAACGTTTGGACATGAATCCTTATTGATCTTTGCTTTTTCTTCCATTAATTTGCTTCTCCACTTGTTGCCGGCTTTGCTATAAAGCACAATTAGGTTCCTTTTGGAGGTGGCGAGGAAATGGTAAACAGTGGAAGAATAAGAGCACTACAGGTCAATTGGTCGGCAAACATGGCTGTAAGGGGCTAAATGCTTCTTTAAACCacttaaaaacaaaagagaataagTTATTTCTTTGTGTATAACCTTTATCAGGGTTCATTCCTTAAGGAGTTGAATGCTTTTTAAAtcactaaaaatcaaaagagaatAAGCCCTTTTGTGGTACATTATatttattaagtttttttttttggcaatgaTCTTTAAAGTTTCATTTTCCCTATAAAGAGGGTTAATGTGGTCAATCTCAATTGTTGAATGTATGAAAGAATCTCTGAATTGATCACATGTCAATTTGGTCATATTGTGCACCTTTTGGTATATTCGTTTCTTAGTATTTGAAATGTTATAAGttagttagttttttttttttttttttttttttttaatcttaaaaaaatattaataaataaataaataaagtaataataataagatgaaaaaaataaaaagactttATCGTCACTAAAATTTTCAACTTGAGAAAATTTGGACTTGGACTTGGACTTGAACTTGAACTTGACAACTGAATTGAGAAAGGTGGGCCCACCGTGGCAAAATGTGGAGATTTGGCCAAGTCAAATAGAAAAAGTGACAAattttgtgtttttggtaagGAAAAAGTGACAACGTGGGGGTGTCAACAATTCCCACTTCTAATAAAAAGGCCAAATCGGTTTATTTGGAGATAAACATTCTTCTGTTTCTATTGCACAAAGGACATTTATTAGGAAAAGTATAAAGGTTTTGGATAAGCTTCCTTACCGCTCCCACatcttttttctattattattttattttcatgtggGGCTGGAGGATCTTATCATGAGGTATGTTGGGTTAttaagaaatggaataaaaaataaaaaatatagtaaaacaaaaataatgataaaactAATGATGaatttatcccttttttttttctttttctttttctttttttatcttgCCAACTAATCATACACTTAATCTTgtccaaaaggaaagaaaaaaccattttttctaTATACTAATGATAAAGAATCAAATGCTTACCTAGAATCATCTTAATTAATATGCTTTCTTATCGGTTGGAAATGACCAAAACATCAATGTCTAGGGGGAGTTTTGAATGTCATTGATAGCCACATGAGTCAGATCATATGGTCCTGCACTCTGCTCATATGAGAGCAAGCAATATTACAAGTGCTTCTAACCTTTTGTAcatatgttatttttttgtaaagtcTTAATAACAATGTAGTTAGGGCTTTCAAGGTCACAGCGCATAATGTTATGGATAGGAAGGAAGTGATTCAAGATCCGAAAATTCTGTCTAATATTTATTCTATATAATTTCTTTAGTTCGctgttaagaaaaaagaaaaagaaaaaaagctacTCAACTTATTCATGTTGAGTCAATGACATGGAAGTCATGATTGATCCATTCAATGTTTGACACTGTTACAtgtagtgcaatttaaaaaaaatggactGCA
This window encodes:
- the LOC122081235 gene encoding uncharacterized protein LOC122081235 → MFENQFGAKTTWDFEKRSSKTETLQMNNTFNAPLTFSKFSMAANNGDPTEISNRNLSSCNFSIGERFESEIPDSSYSLSLPSEPPDLRNWFSSYAYESPELNTGDGFSPGESQSKGFSLEEILRIKKEDLGQFKISSVRDFSIVDGRNSLNELVGCQRFLDEDNQEKENQGFDKENHLVDSKENPICRNGCSDESLEGKQEQSHDFIPLKDDEKSYLNCRNALPEPDAIEDDDALERRIATTQVDRTSPASGASSITKSIRSSDDKENEGKVFSIDGGFISTRKNRIIRETDGIFSGRNRVIEENSRNESMISNGEKVGVVRNALSERTNIQWEPVAEIAGKWRYPRRNKPDLGPPLKQLRLEQWVHRV